The Amphiura filiformis chromosome 1, Afil_fr2py, whole genome shotgun sequence nucleotide sequence tgaggtcaaattagtaaaaactcatatatgggcatgaaacttggtgggtacagtcaacatttagagttataagtttagatcattttggggtcatccaaggtcacccaggggtcatctgaggtcaaattactaaaactgtcgtatgggcatgaaacttggtgggtacagtcaacatttagagccaaatttttggaaggtcattttggggtcgctaggggtcatctgaggtcaaatttgtaaaaactgtcatatggacatgtcaccatcagcctggtaatcgcgcccagccgagaaccgccaaatatggtaaccgcctagtctattttaaaactgatgcatcaatgactatgttcatcatgtcattattgtatcattctcacatacattaggaaatgaatttggagaatagaggccttgcatgtgacatatcatcccgtaaatatggcggactactcaaatgcattcaacaaaagcatgattgcaatcaaataggttgatgacaacatttgattgaatggactgcactccgccataactacggtgaaggacaccggctcaaatcctttgtttggagccaatcgataatttcatgcagggcctctatactttctgttaataaaatactatgctgacctcacactccagtaatttcagatcattgagctcagtaatacatcaaagaatgtcttccaattcatgaaaacaaatagataatctgcatatcggattaaaagcttgaggcatttcaattgcaaggcccattacttataccatggaagaaagagatgagaaggaaccacaacgacttcgatcggccaagttttaatccgcttatctattgacgcatgcaaagaaaagctatcaatggtacttcctttcatgtataatccatttaccgcgatcgatgcttggcgaaatctttactggaaaaaatttataacaaacccatccacgaacaaacaaacgctacccagaagtaaaattatggaatttcactgatgctctgaacatgtatagtagctttgttttgggatctacagtcaaactgttttcttgatcgtgttgtgtagaacatagcctataaaacatcgaaaaggtaatcaaaatcggccggtttttttgctgagtttcatctttagcaaataaggtaagattttggtgactttttcgatgaaaaatagatgtaaaatgttcttaaataatgcacactgttccggttgagtccggtacataaaacctgtttaatttaatagtttatatgtgtataatcgtaactagctaactcgtttcagtgccaaagactgccaactctgagaaaaaaatcatcaaagttcggaaaaattgggcaaaatggaagaaaaagatgtaggccatcaatgaccgatgatcacgtcaccagagaaaatcctatagggtgcttgcacggaaggtcattagttcaaatcatccttcacacacgctccagaagacatgcaaatacatggaatacaataccaatcacctatttaacgcggggtattgatcaaagtaaatcctcatgaataacaatgtcaactaaatgtcggtaaagggagtggacaaagtgaatgcgttcgttgtggttccttcttatctctttcttccatgcttatacaccaacaacaacataggcctacaagtgtatataatgtagcatgtgcacacattatcatgttgtggatggtgaatcaagctgcagtgcctacccattcccaaataaatgcagtgaccaaccggtgttcactcatgattgacgtactgatcattatgtatgatttaagggatctaaaatgagcgtttattgcgtttcgacagtatttttgtgggacatgagagcacctcagacctatcgaattgcattctgaatacgaagcatgtctttctgatatcaaataattttcatttttgaaaatcacaatataatacaaattttatgacaaattataaaaatttgatatttttcaaatttttgatatataacagtcctcgaagtaaattatataaacctaatgacatattcttaaagtgtatgtagcagggaggaaaagccgacggtcaattgaaaattttgacctttcatattgaagatatggatttttttccccaaaagacctaatttttttgggtaaaaaaatccatatcttcaatatgaaaggtcaaaattttaattgatcgtcggctttttatctcatctacatacactttaagtataaatcatcagatttataaagtttacttcaagtactgttaaatatcaaaaatatcaattttaatgatttgccataaaatgtgtattaaattgcgaatttcaaaaatcaaaattatttgatatcagaatgacattcttcgtattcagaatgcaattcgatatgtctgatgctctaatatcccacaataaatactgtccaaacgttcataccccagcccttaagggatctaaaatgagcgtttattgggtttcgacagtattttttgtgggacctgagagcaccccagacctatcgaattgcattctgaatacgaagcatgtctttctgatatcaaataattttcatttttgaaaatcacaatataatacaaattttatgacaaattataaaaatttgatattttcaaatttttgatataatacagtcctcgaagtaaattatataaatctaatgatatattcttaaagtgtatgtagcagggaggaaaagccgacggtcaattgaaaattttgacctttcatattgaagatatggattttttcccaaaaagacctaatttttttggtgttttgggaatgacattcttcgtattcagaatgcaattcgatatgtctgatgtgctctaatgtcccaaaataaatactgtccaaacgttcataccccagcccttaaactcataggttttggcaatttgggagggggtgggttcaaaatgaccccataggattatacgggggtaacaatttcaaattgcccaaatacccctttcaaatatatcaaattatttaaataaatgaatgaatgaatgaatgaatgaatgaatgaatgaatgaatgaatgaatgaatgaatgaatgaatgaatgaataaataaataaataaatggaaaaaaattgaacaaattgtagcgtagcattaaaatcataataaccattgctggcaggcggattcgaaccaacgatactgacattaccagtctgatgctctaacactgagctatgccatcatctagtaatgagggtcaagtttttagcgtatacagtgtttgtctgtgaaaatgccgccttgtgaaataaataaatataaaatctcaatttttaatttaaatttatttgataattttctaacctatattttctttagagcagggacaaatatttccccttttatccaatttggccgctaaataagaatctacttcttttattactgatttaattccgcgatttgttccattcagcaatatcaaagattaatgtcaagcatctcacgacagatatttagttggctttgtggttttgcacagtgctttttaaccgggaggtaccgagatcgattcccacctctgcctgcaattttttttcaagactgggaaataataacctgacattcgccgctgacattcgtactgcagaagcggagttgtaacttgttaaactttgctccttccgtaaaagggtacattattttggcactacattatttctttttttccacattgctggtaggcccctattaaatatcaaatggtcataattggcggtcacttcaaatcatcgccaactgaacgaggttcaggaatgtactctcattgttaattgttggttaatccaccacttgaacaggacttaaccaaagcaaacaaagacttaagcttttttacgaatgctatacataagtataagcttattatcctcttcaacaataggattaaagatcggtgcttgactggaattacgtgctagtgttattggttattgttaaaaggcaataaggtgtgtaattgcaatatttcctctgaataggaaagactctctacatcgaaccatggatgctggtggttcgaattaagcccgatcctgactccacttcgcagcggtatgcgatgctgcgatgcttttcaaacatctcagcatcccgcgatgaaattaaaatgtacaggtggagtcagtatcgggctttaggaataaaaactcaattcgaaatgatgcgcttgagaattcaacaatataaataatggtagctctattataatacacattaatgataaaattccaaaatataatacgttttctgtctttgcttgtcacgtgttagcgattatatttttaaataagtttcaaattaaataacaacaagacaagtggtcgagtggtctaaggcgctaggctcatagagtactaagcgttgcgccgtgagttcgaaccccgcctctgccaaactttaaaagaagtaaattaaaatttgactttttttaatttcatatttgggaaatgtgactgggagaatttatgtatggtgtggagtggtgtgatagggcatgtactttaactggccggcgcggtccggtgactttattgggcgttttatcggcagtcaacgagtaatggatTGGCTCTGTCACCTAGAATGTTTCTTCTCATACCACTTATCATTTGATTACAATGGAGTGAATTGGGATTTGCTTACGGTGATTTCACAAAGGTATGTTTATTAACTAATCAAAAGGCTTATTGTCACAGACATGACAGATCAGGGGAAGAAGAGTGAAGTGTTTAATTTTGCTCAAAGGCAGTGGCTcctcaagctaaatgagtcgttATAGAAGCTGTAATATAAAATGCTCCAAAGCGGCAATCATAAAAGGGAAAAATAACGGATTTTGCAattaactccttcaacatgttcaaacaaacaaaaatcgcgttaatggtccactgtggtgaagaggcctcaaccgtaaaattcagaggctcttcaaataatTACAAGTGTGGATCTTGTGGTATTTACTAGCAAAGGAAATGAggggatcagaaatagcttattccatggtacagggtacggatgttaacaagtagtccttgtggcagttttttgatcatttttctaaaatgatcgatttaatgtacagaattatacatgtaccccGGACATGTAccacattaataaattctatttagtagttccaatatccgtaggcatctacctactgggtatttggcatgggtatatttaccgatgtccactatgtaatctgaatatgaatataataggaaaatgagaaaggtatcagccatttaatttcttttgacgcgctagatgactgcctagcgaattcatctaagtccgcggcattttatattctctccattggtattatggagctttttatttcctcctctgaggagatgatcgtgtagaggattgcctagcgaaatatttgtccattggtatatggagcttttcctagcaaaatagttcccagtgtgttaaggggaacacttgggttataggcgcaactagcgtcccagtaattgttgggatgctcggtcgggtatttacttaTTATCTTAAAATCTTATTTTCTTAAaactttctttttgtttgttctatattcAAATTTCTTTCGTTCTATCTTTATtacattctttcttttcttctccttgttctttcttaatgttcattattttgttcattatctttgtattcattgttctttcatttggacttccttttagtctttattcagttgtttcatttgttgtttcatttattttctttcattgtgtctttccttcttttgttctttttttttgtgtgtgtgtgtgttttttgtacTTCTCcaggtttctttatattttcgttccattcattatttttcttttcgtttctgatggtttaaaaatatgtcaacattttttggagcaaatatcgtatttttagaatctttgtttacagtaagttggggatatcaggcgcgaacgcaggatttgtttttgatgaggggggggggggcgggttaaaagtagcgtcatcccgtttaccataaactctgctattatctagctagagggcgcagtaaatgttaatgttataaaaaaatcggactatagagcctttttactgattcggactaaagaacacggtaggcgtttcggactatagaacccttttgcaatttcggactatagaatccttttttaaattcggactatagagcctattttaatattcggattagggaaccttttttaaaattcggacaaTAGAACCTTCgagataaagaaccgtcggaataaagaacctctttaaaaaaattttcggactagagaacctcttttataattcggactagcgaaagctatgaacacatgttcggactagcgaaccttcggactaaagaaccttcggattatagaagcgtcggattatagagcagtcccccctATTTGGAACTAATTGTTGTAGCCCCCCGGGGGCCCGGTAAAtttccgccaaaaatcgcttgcccccccccctccctcgctaaaaattgcttgcccccccctttcggctcgccaaaaattcttgcccaccccccaattttatcctccccccagggctcatagttattgcatagccccttatTACAGGATCATACTTATCATTAAAGAAAAATCACTACAGACTACCAGTATTGACGCTGTAAATGTCAgcaattccataaggaattagtcacatatttatttaagcttatttacttgttcttttgcatgaatgcttgacaATAAAGGCGCGACATATATTATGTTCCACATAcgttttaaagaattcgattttccaaattatcaggtcaccttccttgcTTGTGTGGCACAACGACATGCAACGAAATGATGCATGGCTTGTATTTTCAACGAAATGCTGACCCAGCTTGTATTTTCAAATAGGAAACTAAGCTAACAGGGGTCATGTGCCCGGTCATGTGCAAGTGTAGTCTAAGGTTGCTCAGACTTAATAATAAACTCCTCATAGGGCTTGGCGTTATGCGAATGTGGAAGGCTAGACTATTATGTATTGTGCAGTGATCTACATGTATTGTGCACAGTGTTATATACTTACAGTGTACGATATTAATTatggcatataggcctatgtacatgtacactataAACACTACACTGCTTGAAATCAACGATTTATGGAAATACTGAATAATAATGACGCTATCAGCTTAAGTAAACTCAATTCTGTTTGACCAGCAGGTGTTTCATTTGAAGTAGttcatatattttattaaatgaAGCTGGACTTTCATCGCATGTACCATTTTATTATACgtgaaaatttgtatttttctaaTACGCTAGTGGTTTTATCAATTTGAAAGAAAATGCAGATACACGTGAAAAATCTTGTGGctctgagtttgacattttttaTTATTCAGTCGGCATACCTGTCGTTGCAGAATCTTGCCAGTAGCCTGTACGCCACCGGAGGTTTAGGACTCGGATCTCTTGCCACCATCTACGGCTTCTATGCCATATCATGTCTTGCAGCACCGGTTGTGATACGCTTTTTAGGGACAAAATGGGCCATTGTTGCAGCATGCTGTACATACTGTGTTTATATTGCTATGAACTTCTACCCAACCTATTACACTTTGATACCAGCAGCAGTTCTAATGGGCATGGGAGCAGGACCTCTGTGGTCTGCTCAAGGGACTCATCTCACTACTTCAGCTATGAACCTTGCTGACATTACATCGGAGACACACGAAGCTGTCATAAGCAGATTTAACGGAGTCTTCTTTTTGTTCGTTTTAGCTAGCCAAATTCCAGGAAACCTGGTGTCTTCTCTAGTTCTTTACAGCGGGGTGAATGGTGGGACTTCCAATGAAACTGATCTCAGTTTCTGTGGTGCAAACGATTGCGGAACTGCTGTTACAAACTCTAGTGGATCTTACTCTCCAGATCAAACCACTGTGTATATTCTATTCGGAACACTTCTAGCCTGGGGTACCCTTTCAATTCCGATGGCAGCGTTCTTTATGAACCCTCTCCAATCTTACTGCTCTGTTCTACCAGCTAAGAGAAGTGCACTGGAACAGTTGAAGGCAACATTCAGATTGGCTCTGTCACCTAAAATGTTTCTTCTAATACCACTTATCATTTACAATGGAGTTGAATTGGGATTTGCCTACGGTGATTTCACAAAGGTACATTTATATTGGTTTACTATAGCTATATTAAatattgtgtttgtaggtcaacataaCAACGCAATTTAGCAATCAAGTTAGCtgaatcgataaggcgttcgactatggtgcgagaggttgcgggttcgaactctGGCGGTGCCTACTGCCTAGTACGATCTCGTggcaaaattgagttagcttgaaattcccctggacaaggaacttactgctaattgtctcgttgtaccCCGTACAAAACTCtggaagctgatcctggttgcggtggctatttgtgtaggcctatgtctatATGGTGTGCGCTCTCGTAGCAGCAAAGTCACTGacttgttgttaaatggtttatggaatgatgtacgGGCCGTATAGTTGTGCCTATGTgtagcgcattataaatcactgcgcttttttcacTGCGCTTTTTTGACATGTCATAATTTATTACTTAAATCCCACATAGAACttcatgttaaacagccaaaatagcagTGGGGTTTCTTTTACTTTGCCTTGTTATTTTGGCTTTTTGACATAAACTATTCTCGGCAGTTATAAAAACTGCATATTCATGTTCCAATCTGTTGCATCTGTGTGCTCTGTTTGCCTCTTTTTATTTAAACGGTGAGTCGGTGACCCCTTaatgtgtgtcaaaaattgcttgcccccccccatacggcttgccaaaaattgcttcccgaCCCccttctttttttgggggggggggttgccaaATAACTCATTACTCTCCCCAGGGTTAGTAATTAGCTTCTTAATGCTTCGAGAAAGAATCATTTACCTTGAGCATATATTACCTTTGAGCATAATTAAACACTCGTCTTCCCCTAAtctttggctgattccaattaggtgtaagttgggacataattatgtaaacgtTACAATTATGCCaaaaattaggtttgaaaaagaaagaaaaaagaatcaATTTCATAATATAAGATGGCTCACAATGGACCAAAACGAGTagtgtgttttattcaatacctACTGTGGTTTGTGGTAATAAGGATCAATCAAATCTAGTAAATGGACTTTTATATTTATGTTAGTGTTAAAAAAGGAATAAATAGCTTATATTTCCGAGCTAAACATTTCTgtatatatttcatttaataaCCGAAGGATTGATTTGTTTCCTCACAGGCTTATATCTCCTGTACACAAGGTGTTCAGACCATCGGGTTCGTCATGACAGCTTACGGCGTAGGAGGTGGTATTTCAGCGTTATTCCTCGGTCTAATCAGCAAATACACCGGTAGATTACCAATATTTACAGCAGGTTTCCTGAGCCAAGTGATTCTTATAACCATGATGTTATTCTGGGATCCATACCATGGACAAGTGTGGCATTTATATCTCATGGCGGTGGCATGGGCTTTTGGAGGCGCTTTACGTGAGTCCCAAATTGCAGGTGTGTATAACAACCTAagtggttgtgcaataattatgtgtatccccggggtggtgaattcacaaagtggtctgccaaaaatcgcttgcccccccttttggccgtgccaaaaaatctttgccccccctttgacgtgccaaaaacattTGCCCCTccctctttgccccccccttat carries:
- the LOC140150418 gene encoding protein unc-93 homolog A-like gives rise to the protein MQIHVKNLVALSLTFFIIQSAYLSLQNLASSLYATGGLGLGSLATIYGFYAISCLAAPVVIRFLGTKWAIVAACCTYCVYIAMNFYPTYYTLIPAAVLMGMGAGPLWSAQGTHLTTSAMNLADITSETHEAVISRFNGVFFLFVLASQIPGNLVSSLVLYSGVNGGTSNETDLSFCGANDCGTAVTNSSGSYSPDQTTVYILFGTLLAWGTLSIPMAAFFMNPLQSYCSVLPAKRSALEQLKATFRLALSPKMFLLIPLIIYNGVELGFAYGDFTKAYISCTQGVQTIGFVMTAYGVGGGISALFLGLISKYTGRLPIFTAGFLSQVILITMMLFWDPYHGQVWHLYLMAVAWAFGGALRESQIAAFFGVLFPKDQEPAFANFRFWQAISYALAFATSIPDGVCVSYKMSALLGTLCFGMGLYYLLEWRIRHEKPVYKTPVQKETRTEEVKEKQEQTGDKVELTSM